From the Excalfactoria chinensis isolate bCotChi1 chromosome 1, bCotChi1.hap2, whole genome shotgun sequence genome, one window contains:
- the PCDH9 gene encoding protocadherin-9 isoform X7, giving the protein MDLREFYLLAALIACLRLDSAVAQELIYTIREELPENVPIGNIPKDLNISHINAATGTSASLVYRLVSKAGDAPLVKVSSTTGEIFTTSNRIDREKLCAGASYADENECFFELEVVILPNDFFRLIKIKIIVKDTNDNAPMFPSPVINISIPENTLINSRFPIPSATDPDTGFNGVQHYELLNGQSVFGLDIVETPEGEKWPQLIVQQNLDREQKDTYVMKIKVEDGGTPQKSSTAILQVTVSDVNDNRPVFKESQVEVHIPENAPVGTSVIQLHATDADIGSNAEIRYIFGAQVAPATKRFFALNNTTGLITVQRSLDREETAIHKVTVLASDGSSTPARATVTINVTDVNDNPPNIDLRYIISPINGTVYLSEKDPVNTKIALITVSDKDTDVNGKVICFIEREVPFHLKAVYDNQYLLETSSLLDYEGTKEFSFKIVASDSGKPSLNQTALVRVKLEDENDNPPIFSQPVIELSVSENNRRGLYLTTISATDEDSGKNADIVYQLGPNASFFDLDRKTGVLTASRVFDREEQERFIFTVTARDNGTPPLQSQAAVIVTVLDENDNSPKFTHNHFQFFVSENLPKYSTVGVITVTDADAGENKAVTLSILNDNDNFVLDPFSGVIKSNVSFDREQQSSYTFDVKAVDGGQPPRSSTAKVTINVMDVNDNSPVVIYPPSNTSFKLVPLSAIPGSVVAEVFAVDIDTGMNAELKYTIVSGNNKGLFRIDPVTGNITLEEKPTPNDVGLHRLVVNISDLGYPKSLHTLVLVFLYVNDTAGNASYIYDLIRRTMETPLDRNIGDSSQPYQNEDYLTIMIAIVAGAMVVIVVIFVTVLVRCRHASRFKAAQRSKQGAEWMSPNQENKQNKKKKRKKRKSPKSSLLNFVTIEESKPDDAVHEPINGTISLPAELEEQSIGRFDWGTAPPTTFKPNSPDLAKHYKSASPQSAFHLKPDTPVSVKKHHVIQELPLDNTFVGGCDTLSKRSSTSSDHFSASECSSQGGFKTKGPLHTRQRSPSSP; this is encoded by the coding sequence ATGGACCTGAGGGAATTTTACTTGTTGGCCGCTTTGATTGCCTGTTTAAGGCTGGATTCTGCTGTAGCTCAAGAACTTATTTACACTATTAGAGAGGAGCTGCCTGAAAATGTCCCCATAGGAAACATACCAAAGGATCTGAACATTTCTCACATCAATGCTGCCACGGGGACCAGTGCCAGCCTTGTCTACAGACTGGTGTCCAAAGCAGGGGATGCCCCTCTGGTCAAAGTGTCCAGTACCACCGGGGAGATCTTTACAACATCGAACAGAATAGACAGAGAGAAACTCTGTGCTGGCGCTTCCTATGCAGACGAAAATGAGTGTTTCTTTGAACTTGAAGTGGTGATTCTCCCCAATGACTTTTTTAGGCtgataaagataaaaataattgtgaAGGATACTAATGACAATGCACCGATGTTTCCATCCCCTGTCATCAATATCTCCATACCAGAAAACACTCTGATCAACAGTCGCTTTCCAATCCCATCAGCAACAGATCCTGATACAGGTTTCAATGGTGTGCAGCACTATGAGTTGTTGAATGGGCAGAGTGTCTTTGGCCTGGATATCGTAGAAACTCCAGAAGGAGAGAAATGGCCTCAACTGATTGTGCAGCAGAACTTGGATAGAGAGCAAAAGGACACCTACGTGATGAAAATCAAAGTGGAGGATGGAGGTACCCCGCAGAAATCCAGCACAGCTATCCTGCAAGTCACAGTAAGTGATGTCAATGATAACAGGCCAGTTTTTAAAGAGAGTCAAGTAGAGGTTCATATACCAGAGAATGCACCCGTAGGCACTTCTGTAATTCAGCTTCATGCTACAGATGCAGACATAGGAAGCAATGCAGAGATCAGATATATTTTTGGTGCCCAAGTTGCCCCTGCGACCAAAagattttttgctttaaacaaCACCACAGGGTTGATCACGGTTCAGAGGTCCTTAGATCGGGAAGAGACTGCTATTCACAAAGTGACAGTGCTGGCTAGTGATGGCAGCTCTACACCAGCTCGGGCAACTGTGACCATCAATGTCACTGATGTAAACGATAACCCTCCGAACATAGACCTCAGGTACATAATAAGTCCCATCAATGGCACAGTGTACTTATCTGAGAAAGATCCTGTCAATACAAAGATTGCCCTAATTACGGTTTCAGATAAGGACACTGATGTGAATGGCAAAGTGATCTGTTTCATTGAGAGAGAGGTCCCCTTCCACCTGAAGGCAGTTTACGACAACCAGTATTTGTTAGAGACCTCTTCCTTGTTGGACTATGAGGGCACCAAAGAATTCAGCTTTAAAATTGTTGCTTCTGATTCTGGCAAGCCCAGTTTGAACCAGACTGCCCTGGTAAGAGTTAAGCTGGAGGATGAAAATGACAACCCTCCGATTTTCAGCCAGCCTGTAATTGAGCTGTCAGTTTCTGAAAACAACCGTCGTGGTCTATACTTAACAACTATTAGTGCCACAGATGAAGACAGTGGGAAAAATGCAGACATTGTTTATCAGCTTGGCCCTAATGCCTCCTTTTTCGATCTGGATCGAAAGACGGGAGTTTTGACAGCCTCCAGAGTTTTTGACAGAGAAGAACAGGAGCgtttcattttcactgttaCAGCCCGAGACAATGGCACCCCTCCTTTGCAGAGTCAAGCAGCTGTGATTGTTACTGTGTTGGATGAAAATGACAACAGTCCCAAATTTACTCATAATCATTTCCAGTTTTTTGTATCAGAGAACCTACCAAAGTATAGCACTGTGGGGGTGATCACGGTGACTGATGCAGAtgctggggaaaacaaagcagtgaccCTTTCCATCCTCAATGACAATGACAACTTTGTACTGGATCCCTTCTCTGGAGTTATAAAGTCCAATGTTTCTTTTGATcgagagcagcagagctcctaCACCTTTGATGTTAAGGCTGTTGATGGAGGACAACCTCCTCGCTCTTCTACAGCAAAAGTGACCATAAATGTCATGGATGTTAACGATAACAGCCCTGTTGTCATCTACCCACCTTCTAATACTTCTTTTAAGCTGGTGCCACTCTCAGCAATTCCAGGATCAGTGGTAGCAGAAGTGTTTGCAGTAGATATTGACACCGGAATGAATGCTGAACTGAAGTACACAATAGTGAGTGGAAATAACAAAGGTTTGTTTCGGATTGATCCAGTGACAGGTAACATCACTCTGGAAGAAAAACCGACTCCTAATGATGTGGGGCTGCATCGCTTAGTTGTCAACATAAGTGATTTGGGTTATCCCAAATCTTTGCATACTCTCgtgcttgtttttttgtatgtaaATGATACTGCTGGAAATGCCTCTTATATTTATGACTTGATACGCAGGACTATGGAAACGCCTCTGGACCGGAACATAGGAGACAGTAGCCAACCCTATCAAAACGAGGACTATCTCACGATCATGATTGCTATTGTGGCAGGTGCCATGGTTGTCATAGTGGTGATATTTGTCACTGTTCTTGTACGCTGCCGGCATGCATCCAGATTCaaagctgcccagaggagcaAGCAAGGTGCTGAATGGATGTCTCCCAATCAGGagaacaagcaaaacaagaaaaagaaaaggaagaaaaggaaatctcCGAAGAGTTCTCTTTTGAACTTTGTGACCATTGAGGAGTCCAAACCTGATGATGCAGTTCATGAACCCATCAACGGGACAATAAGccttccagcagagctggaagagcAAAGTATAGGAAGATTTGATTGGGGCACAGCACCACCAACAACCTTTAAGCCTAACAGTCCTGACCTTGCCAAGCATTACAAATCTGCCTCTCCACAGTCTGCTTTTCATCTCAAACCTGACACTCCCGTTTCAGTGAAAAAGCACCACGTGATTCAGGAACTCCCTTTGGACAACACCTTTGTTGGTGGCTGTGACACCCTTTCCAAACGCTCTTCCACTAGTTCAGATCACTTCAGTGCCTCAGAGTGCAGTTCCCAAGGAGGCTTCAAGACAAAGGGCCCCTTACACACCAGACAG
- the PCDH9 gene encoding protocadherin-9 isoform X5, with translation MDLREFYLLAALIACLRLDSAVAQELIYTIREELPENVPIGNIPKDLNISHINAATGTSASLVYRLVSKAGDAPLVKVSSTTGEIFTTSNRIDREKLCAGASYADENECFFELEVVILPNDFFRLIKIKIIVKDTNDNAPMFPSPVINISIPENTLINSRFPIPSATDPDTGFNGVQHYELLNGQSVFGLDIVETPEGEKWPQLIVQQNLDREQKDTYVMKIKVEDGGTPQKSSTAILQVTVSDVNDNRPVFKESQVEVHIPENAPVGTSVIQLHATDADIGSNAEIRYIFGAQVAPATKRFFALNNTTGLITVQRSLDREETAIHKVTVLASDGSSTPARATVTINVTDVNDNPPNIDLRYIISPINGTVYLSEKDPVNTKIALITVSDKDTDVNGKVICFIEREVPFHLKAVYDNQYLLETSSLLDYEGTKEFSFKIVASDSGKPSLNQTALVRVKLEDENDNPPIFSQPVIELSVSENNRRGLYLTTISATDEDSGKNADIVYQLGPNASFFDLDRKTGVLTASRVFDREEQERFIFTVTARDNGTPPLQSQAAVIVTVLDENDNSPKFTHNHFQFFVSENLPKYSTVGVITVTDADAGENKAVTLSILNDNDNFVLDPFSGVIKSNVSFDREQQSSYTFDVKAVDGGQPPRSSTAKVTINVMDVNDNSPVVIYPPSNTSFKLVPLSAIPGSVVAEVFAVDIDTGMNAELKYTIVSGNNKGLFRIDPVTGNITLEEKPTPNDVGLHRLVVNISDLGYPKSLHTLVLVFLYVNDTAGNASYIYDLIRRTMETPLDRNIGDSSQPYQNEDYLTIMIAIVAGAMVVIVVIFVTVLVRCRHASRFKAAQRSKQGAEWMSPNQENKQNKKKKRKKRKSPKSSLLNFVTIEESKPDDAVHEPINGTISLPAELEEQSIGRFDWGTAPPTTFKPNSPDLAKHYKSASPQSAFHLKPDTPVSVKKHHVIQELPLDNTFVGGCDTLSKRSSTSSDHFSASECSSQGGFKTKGPLHTRQALKFGDMPKYLWEIWVPDKPWVSQRRVTFHLPDGSQESCSDSGLGDHEPVGGGTLISHPLPLVQPQDEFYDQASPDKRTEADGNSDPNSATC, from the coding sequence ATGGACCTGAGGGAATTTTACTTGTTGGCCGCTTTGATTGCCTGTTTAAGGCTGGATTCTGCTGTAGCTCAAGAACTTATTTACACTATTAGAGAGGAGCTGCCTGAAAATGTCCCCATAGGAAACATACCAAAGGATCTGAACATTTCTCACATCAATGCTGCCACGGGGACCAGTGCCAGCCTTGTCTACAGACTGGTGTCCAAAGCAGGGGATGCCCCTCTGGTCAAAGTGTCCAGTACCACCGGGGAGATCTTTACAACATCGAACAGAATAGACAGAGAGAAACTCTGTGCTGGCGCTTCCTATGCAGACGAAAATGAGTGTTTCTTTGAACTTGAAGTGGTGATTCTCCCCAATGACTTTTTTAGGCtgataaagataaaaataattgtgaAGGATACTAATGACAATGCACCGATGTTTCCATCCCCTGTCATCAATATCTCCATACCAGAAAACACTCTGATCAACAGTCGCTTTCCAATCCCATCAGCAACAGATCCTGATACAGGTTTCAATGGTGTGCAGCACTATGAGTTGTTGAATGGGCAGAGTGTCTTTGGCCTGGATATCGTAGAAACTCCAGAAGGAGAGAAATGGCCTCAACTGATTGTGCAGCAGAACTTGGATAGAGAGCAAAAGGACACCTACGTGATGAAAATCAAAGTGGAGGATGGAGGTACCCCGCAGAAATCCAGCACAGCTATCCTGCAAGTCACAGTAAGTGATGTCAATGATAACAGGCCAGTTTTTAAAGAGAGTCAAGTAGAGGTTCATATACCAGAGAATGCACCCGTAGGCACTTCTGTAATTCAGCTTCATGCTACAGATGCAGACATAGGAAGCAATGCAGAGATCAGATATATTTTTGGTGCCCAAGTTGCCCCTGCGACCAAAagattttttgctttaaacaaCACCACAGGGTTGATCACGGTTCAGAGGTCCTTAGATCGGGAAGAGACTGCTATTCACAAAGTGACAGTGCTGGCTAGTGATGGCAGCTCTACACCAGCTCGGGCAACTGTGACCATCAATGTCACTGATGTAAACGATAACCCTCCGAACATAGACCTCAGGTACATAATAAGTCCCATCAATGGCACAGTGTACTTATCTGAGAAAGATCCTGTCAATACAAAGATTGCCCTAATTACGGTTTCAGATAAGGACACTGATGTGAATGGCAAAGTGATCTGTTTCATTGAGAGAGAGGTCCCCTTCCACCTGAAGGCAGTTTACGACAACCAGTATTTGTTAGAGACCTCTTCCTTGTTGGACTATGAGGGCACCAAAGAATTCAGCTTTAAAATTGTTGCTTCTGATTCTGGCAAGCCCAGTTTGAACCAGACTGCCCTGGTAAGAGTTAAGCTGGAGGATGAAAATGACAACCCTCCGATTTTCAGCCAGCCTGTAATTGAGCTGTCAGTTTCTGAAAACAACCGTCGTGGTCTATACTTAACAACTATTAGTGCCACAGATGAAGACAGTGGGAAAAATGCAGACATTGTTTATCAGCTTGGCCCTAATGCCTCCTTTTTCGATCTGGATCGAAAGACGGGAGTTTTGACAGCCTCCAGAGTTTTTGACAGAGAAGAACAGGAGCgtttcattttcactgttaCAGCCCGAGACAATGGCACCCCTCCTTTGCAGAGTCAAGCAGCTGTGATTGTTACTGTGTTGGATGAAAATGACAACAGTCCCAAATTTACTCATAATCATTTCCAGTTTTTTGTATCAGAGAACCTACCAAAGTATAGCACTGTGGGGGTGATCACGGTGACTGATGCAGAtgctggggaaaacaaagcagtgaccCTTTCCATCCTCAATGACAATGACAACTTTGTACTGGATCCCTTCTCTGGAGTTATAAAGTCCAATGTTTCTTTTGATcgagagcagcagagctcctaCACCTTTGATGTTAAGGCTGTTGATGGAGGACAACCTCCTCGCTCTTCTACAGCAAAAGTGACCATAAATGTCATGGATGTTAACGATAACAGCCCTGTTGTCATCTACCCACCTTCTAATACTTCTTTTAAGCTGGTGCCACTCTCAGCAATTCCAGGATCAGTGGTAGCAGAAGTGTTTGCAGTAGATATTGACACCGGAATGAATGCTGAACTGAAGTACACAATAGTGAGTGGAAATAACAAAGGTTTGTTTCGGATTGATCCAGTGACAGGTAACATCACTCTGGAAGAAAAACCGACTCCTAATGATGTGGGGCTGCATCGCTTAGTTGTCAACATAAGTGATTTGGGTTATCCCAAATCTTTGCATACTCTCgtgcttgtttttttgtatgtaaATGATACTGCTGGAAATGCCTCTTATATTTATGACTTGATACGCAGGACTATGGAAACGCCTCTGGACCGGAACATAGGAGACAGTAGCCAACCCTATCAAAACGAGGACTATCTCACGATCATGATTGCTATTGTGGCAGGTGCCATGGTTGTCATAGTGGTGATATTTGTCACTGTTCTTGTACGCTGCCGGCATGCATCCAGATTCaaagctgcccagaggagcaAGCAAGGTGCTGAATGGATGTCTCCCAATCAGGagaacaagcaaaacaagaaaaagaaaaggaagaaaaggaaatctcCGAAGAGTTCTCTTTTGAACTTTGTGACCATTGAGGAGTCCAAACCTGATGATGCAGTTCATGAACCCATCAACGGGACAATAAGccttccagcagagctggaagagcAAAGTATAGGAAGATTTGATTGGGGCACAGCACCACCAACAACCTTTAAGCCTAACAGTCCTGACCTTGCCAAGCATTACAAATCTGCCTCTCCACAGTCTGCTTTTCATCTCAAACCTGACACTCCCGTTTCAGTGAAAAAGCACCACGTGATTCAGGAACTCCCTTTGGACAACACCTTTGTTGGTGGCTGTGACACCCTTTCCAAACGCTCTTCCACTAGTTCAGATCACTTCAGTGCCTCAGAGTGCAGTTCCCAAGGAGGCTTCAAGACAAAGGGCCCCTTACACACCAGACAG
- the PCDH9 gene encoding protocadherin-9 isoform X6, giving the protein MDLREFYLLAALIACLRLDSAVAQELIYTIREELPENVPIGNIPKDLNISHINAATGTSASLVYRLVSKAGDAPLVKVSSTTGEIFTTSNRIDREKLCAGASYADENECFFELEVVILPNDFFRLIKIKIIVKDTNDNAPMFPSPVINISIPENTLINSRFPIPSATDPDTGFNGVQHYELLNGQSVFGLDIVETPEGEKWPQLIVQQNLDREQKDTYVMKIKVEDGGTPQKSSTAILQVTVSDVNDNRPVFKESQVEVHIPENAPVGTSVIQLHATDADIGSNAEIRYIFGAQVAPATKRFFALNNTTGLITVQRSLDREETAIHKVTVLASDGSSTPARATVTINVTDVNDNPPNIDLRYIISPINGTVYLSEKDPVNTKIALITVSDKDTDVNGKVICFIEREVPFHLKAVYDNQYLLETSSLLDYEGTKEFSFKIVASDSGKPSLNQTALVRVKLEDENDNPPIFSQPVIELSVSENNRRGLYLTTISATDEDSGKNADIVYQLGPNASFFDLDRKTGVLTASRVFDREEQERFIFTVTARDNGTPPLQSQAAVIVTVLDENDNSPKFTHNHFQFFVSENLPKYSTVGVITVTDADAGENKAVTLSILNDNDNFVLDPFSGVIKSNVSFDREQQSSYTFDVKAVDGGQPPRSSTAKVTINVMDVNDNSPVVIYPPSNTSFKLVPLSAIPGSVVAEVFAVDIDTGMNAELKYTIVSGNNKGLFRIDPVTGNITLEEKPTPNDVGLHRLVVNISDLGYPKSLHTLVLVFLYVNDTAGNASYIYDLIRRTMETPLDRNIGDSSQPYQNEDYLTIMIAIVAGAMVVIVVIFVTVLVRCRHASRFKAAQRSKQGAEWMSPNQENKQNKKKKRKKRKSPKSSLLNFVTIEESKPDDAVHEPINGTISLPAELEEQSIGRFDWGTAPPTTFKPNSPDLAKHYKSASPQSAFHLKPDTPVSVKKHHVIQELPLDNTFVGGCDTLSKRSSTSSDHFSASECSSQGGFKTKGPLHTRQTAEFPTYFICEACGLFIEYN; this is encoded by the exons ATGGACCTGAGGGAATTTTACTTGTTGGCCGCTTTGATTGCCTGTTTAAGGCTGGATTCTGCTGTAGCTCAAGAACTTATTTACACTATTAGAGAGGAGCTGCCTGAAAATGTCCCCATAGGAAACATACCAAAGGATCTGAACATTTCTCACATCAATGCTGCCACGGGGACCAGTGCCAGCCTTGTCTACAGACTGGTGTCCAAAGCAGGGGATGCCCCTCTGGTCAAAGTGTCCAGTACCACCGGGGAGATCTTTACAACATCGAACAGAATAGACAGAGAGAAACTCTGTGCTGGCGCTTCCTATGCAGACGAAAATGAGTGTTTCTTTGAACTTGAAGTGGTGATTCTCCCCAATGACTTTTTTAGGCtgataaagataaaaataattgtgaAGGATACTAATGACAATGCACCGATGTTTCCATCCCCTGTCATCAATATCTCCATACCAGAAAACACTCTGATCAACAGTCGCTTTCCAATCCCATCAGCAACAGATCCTGATACAGGTTTCAATGGTGTGCAGCACTATGAGTTGTTGAATGGGCAGAGTGTCTTTGGCCTGGATATCGTAGAAACTCCAGAAGGAGAGAAATGGCCTCAACTGATTGTGCAGCAGAACTTGGATAGAGAGCAAAAGGACACCTACGTGATGAAAATCAAAGTGGAGGATGGAGGTACCCCGCAGAAATCCAGCACAGCTATCCTGCAAGTCACAGTAAGTGATGTCAATGATAACAGGCCAGTTTTTAAAGAGAGTCAAGTAGAGGTTCATATACCAGAGAATGCACCCGTAGGCACTTCTGTAATTCAGCTTCATGCTACAGATGCAGACATAGGAAGCAATGCAGAGATCAGATATATTTTTGGTGCCCAAGTTGCCCCTGCGACCAAAagattttttgctttaaacaaCACCACAGGGTTGATCACGGTTCAGAGGTCCTTAGATCGGGAAGAGACTGCTATTCACAAAGTGACAGTGCTGGCTAGTGATGGCAGCTCTACACCAGCTCGGGCAACTGTGACCATCAATGTCACTGATGTAAACGATAACCCTCCGAACATAGACCTCAGGTACATAATAAGTCCCATCAATGGCACAGTGTACTTATCTGAGAAAGATCCTGTCAATACAAAGATTGCCCTAATTACGGTTTCAGATAAGGACACTGATGTGAATGGCAAAGTGATCTGTTTCATTGAGAGAGAGGTCCCCTTCCACCTGAAGGCAGTTTACGACAACCAGTATTTGTTAGAGACCTCTTCCTTGTTGGACTATGAGGGCACCAAAGAATTCAGCTTTAAAATTGTTGCTTCTGATTCTGGCAAGCCCAGTTTGAACCAGACTGCCCTGGTAAGAGTTAAGCTGGAGGATGAAAATGACAACCCTCCGATTTTCAGCCAGCCTGTAATTGAGCTGTCAGTTTCTGAAAACAACCGTCGTGGTCTATACTTAACAACTATTAGTGCCACAGATGAAGACAGTGGGAAAAATGCAGACATTGTTTATCAGCTTGGCCCTAATGCCTCCTTTTTCGATCTGGATCGAAAGACGGGAGTTTTGACAGCCTCCAGAGTTTTTGACAGAGAAGAACAGGAGCgtttcattttcactgttaCAGCCCGAGACAATGGCACCCCTCCTTTGCAGAGTCAAGCAGCTGTGATTGTTACTGTGTTGGATGAAAATGACAACAGTCCCAAATTTACTCATAATCATTTCCAGTTTTTTGTATCAGAGAACCTACCAAAGTATAGCACTGTGGGGGTGATCACGGTGACTGATGCAGAtgctggggaaaacaaagcagtgaccCTTTCCATCCTCAATGACAATGACAACTTTGTACTGGATCCCTTCTCTGGAGTTATAAAGTCCAATGTTTCTTTTGATcgagagcagcagagctcctaCACCTTTGATGTTAAGGCTGTTGATGGAGGACAACCTCCTCGCTCTTCTACAGCAAAAGTGACCATAAATGTCATGGATGTTAACGATAACAGCCCTGTTGTCATCTACCCACCTTCTAATACTTCTTTTAAGCTGGTGCCACTCTCAGCAATTCCAGGATCAGTGGTAGCAGAAGTGTTTGCAGTAGATATTGACACCGGAATGAATGCTGAACTGAAGTACACAATAGTGAGTGGAAATAACAAAGGTTTGTTTCGGATTGATCCAGTGACAGGTAACATCACTCTGGAAGAAAAACCGACTCCTAATGATGTGGGGCTGCATCGCTTAGTTGTCAACATAAGTGATTTGGGTTATCCCAAATCTTTGCATACTCTCgtgcttgtttttttgtatgtaaATGATACTGCTGGAAATGCCTCTTATATTTATGACTTGATACGCAGGACTATGGAAACGCCTCTGGACCGGAACATAGGAGACAGTAGCCAACCCTATCAAAACGAGGACTATCTCACGATCATGATTGCTATTGTGGCAGGTGCCATGGTTGTCATAGTGGTGATATTTGTCACTGTTCTTGTACGCTGCCGGCATGCATCCAGATTCaaagctgcccagaggagcaAGCAAGGTGCTGAATGGATGTCTCCCAATCAGGagaacaagcaaaacaagaaaaagaaaaggaagaaaaggaaatctcCGAAGAGTTCTCTTTTGAACTTTGTGACCATTGAGGAGTCCAAACCTGATGATGCAGTTCATGAACCCATCAACGGGACAATAAGccttccagcagagctggaagagcAAAGTATAGGAAGATTTGATTGGGGCACAGCACCACCAACAACCTTTAAGCCTAACAGTCCTGACCTTGCCAAGCATTACAAATCTGCCTCTCCACAGTCTGCTTTTCATCTCAAACCTGACACTCCCGTTTCAGTGAAAAAGCACCACGTGATTCAGGAACTCCCTTTGGACAACACCTTTGTTGGTGGCTGTGACACCCTTTCCAAACGCTCTTCCACTAGTTCAGATCACTTCAGTGCCTCAGAGTGCAGTTCCCAAGGAGGCTTCAAGACAAAGGGCCCCTTACACACCAGACAG ACGGCTGAATTTCCAACCTATTTCATCTGTGAAGCATGTGGTTTGTTTATAGAATATAACTAA